The following DNA comes from Falco rusticolus isolate bFalRus1 chromosome 12, bFalRus1.pri, whole genome shotgun sequence.
TGTACAGCCCCACGCGGCCCGTCAGCAGGGACAAGTACCTGGAGCGCGGCTTCAGCCTGGGCTCGCCCGTCTCGGCCGAGTCCTTCCCCGCCCCGGCCGTGCCCGGCACTATGGACCCGCTCCTCTTCGCTCCGGCCGACCTCAAGTTCtgggccgccgccgggcccgccgAACCGCCCGGCGGAGCCCCCGGCGGAGCCCCCGCACCAcccgccccggccgcgccggccgccccgggccgcccgccaCCCGCCAAGCGCCCGCCGGGCGCCGCCGAGCCCGGCCGGCAGAAGGCTCCGTCGGGCAAGAAGGCGAAGGCGATACGCAAGTTGACCTTCGAGGACGAGGTGACCACGTCGCCCGTGCTGGGGCTGCGCATCAAGGAGGGCCCGGTGGAGGCGCCGGCCAAGGCGCGGGGCGGCTGCGCCCGCCCGCTGGGCGAGTtcatctgccagctctgcaagGAGGAGTACGGGGACCCCTTCGCGCTGGCGCAGCACCGCTGCTCCCGCATCGTGCGGGTGGAGTACCGCTGCCCAGAGTGCGACAAGGTCTTCTCCTGCCCCGCCAACCTGGCCTCCCACCGCCGCTGGCACAAGCCGCGCCCGCCCGCCACCAGAGCGGCCCGAGGCGGGCCGGGCGCCGCCGGAGGAGCCGCCGAAGGaggcgggcggcagcggcagcgagCGGGACACGCCGAGCCCCGGCGGCGCCTCCGAGGCGGGCTCCGAGGAGGGGCTCTTCGAGTGCCCGCGCTGCGCCAAGCGGTTCCGCCGGCAGGCCTACCTGCGCAAGCACCTGCTGGGCCACCCGGCCCCCGAGCCCGCCGGCGAGGagccgcccgcgccgccgcccgccgagTGCCGCCTCTGCCCCGTCTGCGGGGAGACCTTCCCCAGCAAGAGCAGCCAGGAGCGGCACCTCCGCCTGCTGCACGCCGCCCAGGTCTTCCCCTGCAAGTACTGCTCGGCCACCTTCTACAGCTCGCCCGGCCTCACCCGGCACATCAACAAGTGCCACCCCTCCGAGAACAGGCAGGTCATCCTGCTCCAGGTGCCGCTGCGCCCCGCCTGCTAGAGCCGCCCGTGCCTtcccggggcccggcccggcgccggggccgctcccgccggggctgcccggccgcGCTGCGGGCTCGCCGCACCATTAGCTTTAATACGGCTTGTGAACTGCTGGAATCTGGCTTTACGTTTCACCTTCCCGGGGTCTcggtttgtgttttgttgctttgctttgcttcgGTTTCatggttggttttggtttgggttttcttccccGGTTCGTTTCGTTTTGGTTCGTTCGTTCGTTTCGCGTTTTATGTATCTGTGAACAGATCAAAGCGCTTGAGGAAGAAACGAGAAATTTCCTTTAGTATAGCCACAAATGCCTTGACTCTGCTGTTGATGGTCTCCAGAAAATGCTGTAGAAACTGCCTTAACTGTGACATGCCAACTTTCTGTTTTCGTTTTTCCCTTTTAAGGTAGCTGATGAGTTGACTGTCTGTATATGTTGGTTTGAGTAATTATGTTATTTATTcgttatttatttatattaattatgAAGATTGATATTATTTGATCAC
Coding sequences within:
- the INSM1 gene encoding LOW QUALITY PROTEIN: insulinoma-associated protein 1 (The sequence of the model RefSeq protein was modified relative to this genomic sequence to represent the inferred CDS: deleted 1 base in 1 codon); this translates as MPRGFLVKRSRRPTPVSYRARCCRDAAGPPLAAAPPPACPAAPPPRDSPRDSPPVPFGTPDAAVQALYSPTRPVSRDKYLERGFSLGSPVSAESFPAPAVPGTMDPLLFAPADLKFWAAAGPAEPPGGAPGGAPAPPAPAAPAAPGRPPPAKRPPGAAEPGRQKAPSGKKAKAIRKLTFEDEVTTSPVLGLRIKEGPVEAPAKARGGCARPLGEFICQLCKEEYGDPFALAQHRCSRIVRVEYRCPECDKVFSCPANLASHRRWHKPRPPPPERPEAGRAPPEEPPKEAGGSGSERDTPSPGGASEAGSEEGLFECPRCAKRFRRQAYLRKHLLGHPAPEPAGEEPPAPPPAECRLCPVCGETFPSKSSQERHLRLLHAAQVFPCKYCSATFYSSPGLTRHINKCHPSENRQVILLQVPLRPAC